In the genome of Luteitalea sp., one region contains:
- a CDS encoding altronate dehydratase: MARSANAPYHRRRSMNQIDTEVPLLSAYAIVVDPRDNVAVVKRDVPAGTRVAVDGHVVEIGQAVPAGHRFALREIPAGALVRQYGEPIGTSRGMGEGTWVTHLNMSNDVPVVRDLDQHLSTPPPEYLPEKERPTFRGFRRPDGRVGTRNWVLIVPTSMCASHEASQIATIAEFTLCTREAFPNVDGVVAIPHNKGCGCSDGTNLDILLRTLSNYADHPNVGGVVFVGLGCEKTNHTVLERYLGDHDRLLNKPVVRIGIQEAGGTEATVRRGLEAVEAMLPVANQHVRIEAPVSELVLGVKCGGSDGFSGLSANPSLGHGADWLVRCGGTVLITEVPEFCGAEHILAQRAKDAETGRAVYAMVDWYKDVAARFGTILGENPSPGNVAGGLLNITIKSLGAIAKAGSTRVEGVTGYAEPPEGPGLHLMQGPGYDQESTPGLVAAGATVVVFTTGRGTTIGNAIAPVIKLASNTPIFERLSGDLDLSAGGVIDGTESPESVGRRVFEHIIAVASGERACAERNKHREFQVWAEQAISL; this comes from the coding sequence ATGGCGCGTTCGGCGAACGCGCCCTACCATAGAAGGCGCTCAATGAACCAGATAGACACAGAGGTCCCGCTGCTCAGCGCGTACGCGATCGTGGTCGATCCGCGCGATAACGTCGCCGTCGTCAAGCGAGATGTGCCCGCTGGGACGCGCGTGGCGGTAGATGGGCACGTGGTGGAAATCGGGCAGGCTGTGCCGGCGGGCCACCGATTCGCGTTGCGGGAGATTCCGGCCGGTGCGCTGGTGCGCCAGTATGGGGAGCCCATTGGCACGTCCAGGGGGATGGGCGAAGGGACATGGGTCACACACCTGAACATGTCGAACGACGTCCCGGTGGTGCGCGATCTCGATCAGCACCTCTCGACGCCTCCGCCCGAGTACCTGCCAGAGAAGGAGCGTCCCACGTTTCGTGGGTTTCGTCGTCCGGATGGTCGCGTCGGGACGCGCAACTGGGTCCTCATCGTGCCGACGAGCATGTGCGCGAGCCACGAAGCGTCGCAGATTGCCACCATCGCCGAATTCACGCTCTGCACGCGTGAGGCGTTCCCGAACGTCGACGGCGTCGTCGCGATTCCGCACAACAAGGGATGCGGTTGCTCCGACGGCACGAACCTCGACATCCTGCTGCGCACGTTGTCGAACTACGCGGATCATCCCAACGTGGGCGGCGTAGTGTTCGTGGGGCTCGGGTGCGAGAAGACGAATCACACCGTGCTGGAGCGGTACCTCGGTGACCATGACCGCCTGCTCAACAAGCCGGTCGTACGCATCGGCATTCAGGAGGCCGGCGGAACCGAAGCCACGGTCCGCCGCGGGCTCGAGGCCGTCGAAGCCATGCTGCCGGTCGCCAACCAACACGTCCGGATCGAAGCGCCGGTGAGCGAGCTCGTGCTGGGCGTCAAGTGCGGCGGGTCGGATGGCTTTTCGGGCCTCTCGGCCAATCCCAGCCTCGGGCACGGCGCTGACTGGCTCGTACGATGCGGCGGCACGGTGCTCATCACGGAGGTGCCGGAGTTCTGTGGCGCCGAGCACATTCTCGCGCAGCGCGCCAAAGACGCGGAGACGGGGCGCGCCGTGTACGCCATGGTCGACTGGTACAAGGACGTTGCGGCCAGGTTCGGCACGATCCTGGGCGAGAATCCCAGCCCGGGCAACGTCGCGGGCGGCCTCCTCAACATCACGATCAAATCGCTGGGCGCCATTGCCAAGGCAGGCTCCACGCGTGTCGAGGGGGTCACCGGTTACGCGGAGCCGCCCGAGGGGCCTGGCTTGCATTTGATGCAAGGGCCAGGGTATGACCAAGAGTCCACACCGGGGCTCGTCGCGGCTGGCGCAACCGTTGTCGTCTTCACGACCGGACGCGGCACGACGATTGGCAATGCCATTGCGCCGGTGATCAAGTTGGCCTCCAACACTCCTATCTTCGAGCGCCTGTCGGGAGATCTCGATCTGTCTGCGGGTGGTGTGATCGACGGCACGGAGAGCCCGGAGAGCGTCGGGCGACGAGTCTTCGAGCACATAATCGCCGTTGCCAGCGGCGAGCGCGCCTGCGCCGAGCGCAACAAGCATCGTGAGTTCCAGGTGTGGGCGGAGCAGGCCATCTCGCTGTAG
- a CDS encoding NAD-dependent epimerase/dehydratase family protein has product MSERYFVTGALGCIGAWIVRTLVQRGDTPIVFDMGSDRSRLEAILTADAIAAVDFVEGDITDGAAVHRALATSGARRVIHLAGVQVPTCRANPVLGAMVNVVGTLHLFEAARTAGVERVAYASSAAVIGESDDGEGPVSEEGGGEPTTHYGWFKRTNEGNARVYYLDHGLSSAGLRPLAVYGVGRDTGVTSDPTEAIRHAVLGRPFRIRFSGDTDFVYVRDAAEAFVACADRAPEGAHVFNMHGETAPVARFVQLVEETLPKARGLIDVEGAPIPIPPRLDDSALRRAVSGVPSTSLQDGIAETIERFMELKRRGWWAGETAASSDASPRRPDGAFGERALP; this is encoded by the coding sequence ATGAGCGAACGCTACTTCGTGACCGGCGCCCTGGGGTGTATCGGCGCTTGGATCGTTCGGACCCTCGTGCAGCGCGGCGACACGCCGATTGTCTTCGACATGGGATCGGACCGCTCGCGCCTCGAGGCCATTTTGACGGCCGACGCGATTGCGGCTGTCGACTTCGTCGAAGGTGACATCACCGACGGGGCCGCGGTCCATCGCGCCTTGGCGACCTCCGGCGCGCGTCGCGTCATCCACCTGGCTGGTGTGCAGGTGCCAACGTGCCGTGCCAACCCGGTGCTCGGCGCGATGGTCAACGTCGTTGGCACGCTGCACCTGTTCGAGGCGGCGCGCACGGCTGGCGTCGAGCGCGTGGCGTACGCGAGCTCGGCCGCCGTGATAGGCGAGAGTGACGATGGTGAGGGGCCGGTCTCCGAGGAGGGCGGTGGCGAGCCGACCACGCACTATGGATGGTTCAAACGGACGAACGAAGGGAACGCGCGCGTGTACTATCTCGACCACGGCCTCTCGAGCGCTGGCCTCCGTCCGCTGGCCGTCTACGGTGTGGGTCGCGACACGGGCGTCACGAGTGATCCCACGGAAGCCATCCGCCACGCCGTGCTCGGGCGCCCGTTCCGCATTCGCTTCAGCGGCGACACGGATTTCGTCTACGTGCGGGATGCGGCGGAAGCCTTCGTCGCCTGTGCGGATCGCGCGCCGGAGGGGGCCCACGTCTTCAACATGCATGGTGAGACCGCCCCCGTAGCGCGCTTCGTCCAGCTCGTCGAAGAGACACTGCCCAAAGCGCGCGGGCTCATCGATGTCGAAGGCGCTCCGATACCCATCCCGCCCAGGCTGGACGACTCGGCGCTGCGCCGCGCGGTCAGCGGTGTGCCCAGCACGTCGCTGCAGGACGGCATCGCAGAGACGATCGAGCGGTTCATGGAATTGAAAAGGCGAGGGTGGTGGGCCGGAGAAACCGCAGCAAGTAGCGACGCCTCGCCGAGGCGTCCTGATGGCGCGTTCGGCGAACGCGCCCTACCATAG
- a CDS encoding TonB-dependent receptor, with amino-acid sequence MRRGLTTYSCGAGMALALAALPVAWPATVHAQAMKGSLVGAVTDSTGAALPGVTVLVTETQTNRQTTAITNESGFYTVPTIANGQYQVEAELEGFKKTLRENIRVDVNTTVRADLVLEIGELTESVTVASEPALLQTDRTDTGRIIESRQVQDLPLGFNRNFQGLWVTVPGSSRPTRPHSEFFNPQDSLEAKINGQSRMSNNVQIEGIDNNQRTGLLTVLIPSPEAIETVGVSTSNFDAELGRAGGAVTSVTLKSGTNQLSGSAFWFGKDDAMNARPYFAETKAPTTYNQFGFTLGGPIVQNRLFYFGDYQRTNDDLGKVHRLTVPPAEWRNGDFSSAPTTIYDPATGNPDGSGRAAFSGNRIPQSRISPIAQRLLDLVPAPNLDAAPGQINYEATAVREKRTDNFDTKITYQASPADQIAWRLSFMRPEIFDPSPEEYGLFGGPSNGGFNATGSATTWSTTFNWTRSLSNTLVLDTRAGLSRYHNIADAQGRGLRSSEELGITGANLDDYTSGLTSINLNNGYSNPALGFGGSLPWDRSERTVQLASTLTKLLGNHAVKIGADYRYNRDFLLQTQDNGGPRGIFRFTGAGTAIPTDAAATAGVANTLASFLLDQPNSIGRDNRVVDPVMIHQALFTFIHDKWQVTPRTTLDLGLRHEFYTPFYAEEAGGLSNFDPETNTLRVAGYGNVPSDVGVEKSFTHFSPRVGLSYRIDDRTVARGGYGATTIPFPDNKYAWDNFPVKQNNQFSAPNAFQTPGLQMADGFPAPLVAEIPDDGIIDASDPALLNQGYNVVPLDLEEATLHTWNVAFQRELTWGFVGEVAYVGNYGDGVLSRLQANAGMVLGAEDAGRPYFERFGRTAESRVWVPTTSRYDGLQVKLDRRFSNGFLMTNSYTLGKSTDYSNDNAFISTPADRERSKGPSAFDRRHAYSASFVYELPFGREDEGLVRWLAGGWQLAGVFTAMTGTPVDIDMSGATLGAPNNTQRPNMVSEPRIIGDIGPEQQYFDPSAFEAPPAATWGNLTRNGSGVTGPAFVNLDLTLAKRFAFGARFLELRIDSFNLTNSPHFNNPENTLGDADFGQVTGAFGERQFQLGAKFVF; translated from the coding sequence ATGCGGAGAGGACTCACCACGTATAGTTGCGGCGCGGGAATGGCGCTCGCACTTGCGGCGCTTCCCGTTGCATGGCCAGCGACTGTTCACGCGCAGGCCATGAAGGGATCACTGGTCGGCGCTGTCACCGACTCGACGGGCGCCGCGCTTCCCGGCGTCACGGTGCTGGTCACCGAGACTCAAACGAACCGTCAAACGACGGCGATTACCAACGAATCCGGCTTCTACACGGTGCCCACCATCGCGAACGGCCAGTATCAGGTCGAAGCAGAGCTGGAAGGCTTCAAGAAGACCCTGCGCGAGAACATTCGTGTGGACGTGAACACGACCGTTCGCGCCGATCTGGTTCTGGAGATCGGTGAGCTGACCGAGTCGGTGACCGTCGCGAGCGAGCCAGCGCTCCTCCAGACCGACCGTACCGACACGGGCCGGATCATCGAGTCGCGACAGGTCCAGGATCTCCCGCTCGGCTTCAACCGAAACTTCCAGGGCTTGTGGGTCACGGTTCCCGGCTCGTCGCGGCCAACGCGGCCGCACTCCGAGTTCTTCAATCCACAGGATAGCCTCGAAGCCAAGATCAACGGCCAATCACGAATGTCGAACAACGTCCAGATCGAAGGCATCGACAATAATCAGCGTACGGGTCTCCTGACCGTGCTGATCCCATCGCCCGAGGCCATCGAAACGGTGGGCGTGTCGACGAGCAACTTCGACGCGGAGCTGGGGCGCGCCGGCGGCGCCGTGACATCAGTGACGTTGAAGTCCGGCACGAATCAGTTGAGCGGCAGCGCCTTCTGGTTCGGCAAAGATGACGCCATGAACGCCAGGCCCTACTTCGCGGAGACCAAAGCGCCCACCACCTACAACCAGTTCGGCTTCACGCTCGGTGGGCCAATCGTTCAGAACCGTCTCTTCTACTTCGGCGACTATCAACGGACCAACGACGATCTCGGCAAGGTCCATCGTCTCACGGTGCCGCCTGCGGAGTGGCGCAACGGTGACTTCAGCAGCGCCCCGACGACCATTTACGACCCCGCCACGGGGAATCCGGACGGCAGCGGGCGCGCGGCGTTCTCCGGCAATCGCATTCCGCAGTCGCGCATCAGCCCAATCGCCCAACGCTTGCTCGACCTGGTGCCCGCGCCCAACCTCGACGCGGCGCCCGGCCAGATCAACTACGAGGCCACGGCGGTGCGCGAGAAGCGCACCGACAACTTCGACACCAAGATTACGTACCAGGCCAGCCCGGCGGATCAGATCGCATGGCGCCTCAGCTTCATGCGGCCCGAGATCTTCGACCCTTCGCCGGAGGAGTACGGCCTGTTCGGCGGACCGAGCAACGGTGGGTTCAATGCGACCGGCTCCGCCACGACCTGGAGCACGACGTTCAACTGGACGCGCAGCCTGTCGAACACGTTGGTGCTGGACACACGGGCCGGCCTGAGCCGCTACCACAACATCGCCGACGCTCAAGGGCGGGGGCTGCGCTCGTCCGAGGAGCTGGGCATCACCGGTGCGAACCTCGACGATTACACGAGCGGTCTCACATCGATCAATCTCAACAACGGCTACTCGAATCCGGCGCTCGGCTTCGGTGGGTCGCTCCCATGGGATCGGTCGGAGCGGACCGTCCAACTGGCCTCCACGCTCACGAAGCTGCTGGGAAATCACGCGGTAAAGATTGGCGCGGACTATCGTTACAATCGCGACTTCCTCCTTCAAACGCAGGACAACGGCGGCCCGCGCGGCATCTTTCGCTTCACCGGCGCCGGGACGGCGATTCCAACGGATGCCGCCGCTACGGCTGGAGTCGCCAACACGCTGGCCTCGTTTCTCCTCGACCAACCCAACAGCATCGGCCGCGACAACCGCGTGGTGGATCCGGTGATGATTCACCAGGCGCTCTTCACGTTCATCCACGACAAGTGGCAGGTCACGCCGCGGACCACGCTCGATCTCGGCCTCCGCCACGAGTTCTACACCCCGTTCTATGCGGAGGAGGCCGGCGGGTTGTCGAACTTCGACCCCGAGACCAACACGCTGCGCGTCGCCGGCTACGGCAACGTTCCGTCCGACGTCGGCGTGGAGAAGAGCTTCACGCACTTCTCGCCGCGGGTCGGTCTCTCCTATCGCATCGACGACCGCACGGTCGCGCGCGGCGGCTACGGGGCGACGACAATTCCGTTTCCCGACAACAAGTACGCGTGGGACAACTTCCCGGTGAAGCAGAACAACCAGTTCTCAGCCCCCAACGCGTTCCAGACGCCCGGCTTGCAGATGGCTGACGGCTTCCCCGCGCCGCTCGTCGCCGAGATCCCAGACGACGGGATCATCGACGCGAGCGACCCGGCGCTCCTCAACCAGGGCTACAACGTCGTCCCGCTGGATCTCGAGGAGGCGACGCTCCACACCTGGAACGTCGCATTTCAGCGCGAGCTGACATGGGGCTTTGTCGGAGAAGTGGCGTACGTCGGCAACTACGGCGATGGCGTGCTCTCGCGCCTGCAGGCGAATGCCGGCATGGTCCTCGGGGCCGAGGATGCCGGGCGGCCATACTTCGAGCGGTTCGGCCGGACGGCGGAGTCCAGGGTCTGGGTGCCGACGACGAGCCGGTACGACGGCTTGCAGGTGAAGCTGGATCGCCGCTTCAGCAACGGCTTCCTCATGACCAATTCGTACACGCTCGGCAAATCGACCGACTACTCGAACGACAACGCCTTCATCAGCACGCCGGCCGATCGCGAGCGGAGCAAGGGGCCGTCTGCGTTCGACCGCCGCCATGCCTACAGCGCCAGCTTCGTGTACGAGCTGCCGTTCGGGCGCGAAGACGAGGGGCTCGTTCGATGGTTGGCCGGTGGCTGGCAGCTTGCCGGCGTGTTCACCGCCATGACCGGGACGCCGGTCGACATCGATATGAGCGGCGCCACCCTCGGCGCGCCCAACAACACCCAGCGGCCCAACATGGTGAGCGAGCCGCGGATCATCGGCGACATCGGTCCTGAACAGCAATACTTCGATCCGTCGGCATTCGAGGCCCCACCTGCCGCCACGTGGGGCAATCTCACGCGCAATGGCAGCGGCGTGACCGGCCCGGCCTTCGTCAATCTCGATCTGACGCTGGCCAAGCGCTTCGCCTTCGGCGCGCGCTTCCTCGAGCTCCGGATCGACTCGTTCAACCTGACCAATTCGCCGCACTTCAACAACCCGGAGAACACGCTTGGCGACGCGGACTTCGGGCAGGTCACCGGTGCGTTCGGTGAGCGACAGTTCCAGCTCGGGGCCAAGTTCGTTTTCTGA
- a CDS encoding transposase, whose translation MSSCRVRTSLRWKRYWPAEWLHGLEAQIAELDAQQHAAVTAAAPTAALHQLAQLKGVATTSASVLLDEGLLWRAFRNRRQIGGLLGFAPTPYDSGETVREQGISRAGNARLQAISIQLAWNWVRWQPQSALTQWYQAKFGAGKRARRIGIVAVARKLVIALWRYVTTRVVPPGAIVKVA comes from the coding sequence TTGTCGAGCTGCCGCGTCAGGACGTCGTTACGGTGGAAGCGGTACTGGCCCGCTGAGTGGCTCCACGGCCTCGAGGCGCAGATCGCGGAGCTGGACGCCCAGCAGCACGCCGCGGTCACGGCCGCGGCACCGACCGCGGCCTTGCACCAGCTGGCCCAGCTCAAAGGCGTCGCGACGACGAGTGCGTCGGTGCTGCTCGACGAGGGGCTGCTGTGGCGGGCCTTTCGGAATCGGCGCCAGATTGGCGGGCTGCTGGGGTTCGCGCCGACGCCGTACGACAGCGGCGAGACGGTCCGGGAACAAGGCATCAGTCGTGCGGGGAATGCGCGGCTGCAAGCGATCAGCATTCAACTGGCGTGGAATTGGGTGCGGTGGCAACCGCAGAGCGCCCTGACGCAGTGGTATCAGGCGAAGTTTGGGGCGGGCAAACGCGCCCGGCGGATCGGGATCGTCGCGGTGGCCCGCAAGCTGGTGATCGCGCTCTGGCGATATGTCACGACGCGTGTCGTGCCGCCGGGCGCGATCGTAAAAGTCGCGTAG
- a CDS encoding gfo/Idh/MocA family oxidoreductase yields MKVNRRTFVASTAAGVVGTTTALGARESGLVQGANDRIRLGFIGVGGMGRGHLGNFMEIPEVEIVVVCDVWGLARDRAQKMTEQQPRGPAEVESDFRRVLERKDVDAVVIATPDHWHALPTIMACDAGKDVYVEKPISHNIVEGRKMVEAARTHERIVQVGTQQRSGLHFQEAVDIVRSGKIGKVARVHTWNYENESPRGIGSPADGTPPPDLDWDFWLGPAPSVAFNPNRFIGSFRWFWDYAGGMMTDWGVHLLDIVQWAMKVDAPSTISAAGGTFVLQDNRETPDTLDVLFQYPEFVATYANRKTNGYTPGGQGYGITFYGTDGTLFVDRSGYDLYPELGGVVEEPEPAYVRLQQTGRPSWSRGRTVDVGRAQRMAGPGSDQNGPHIENFLECMRTRKLPMSDIEIGHRSTSTCLLGNIAYRTGHTITWDATQEQVANDPEASKLLLRAYRAPWKI; encoded by the coding sequence ATGAAGGTGAATCGTCGAACCTTTGTCGCCTCGACTGCGGCTGGCGTTGTCGGAACGACAACCGCGCTCGGCGCACGAGAGTCTGGCCTCGTGCAAGGCGCCAACGACCGCATCCGGCTGGGATTCATCGGCGTCGGAGGCATGGGGCGCGGTCACCTCGGCAACTTCATGGAGATCCCCGAGGTGGAGATCGTGGTGGTCTGCGACGTCTGGGGGCTCGCTCGAGACAGGGCCCAGAAGATGACCGAGCAGCAGCCGCGCGGCCCGGCCGAGGTCGAGAGTGACTTTCGTCGCGTGCTCGAGAGAAAAGATGTGGACGCGGTCGTGATTGCCACGCCGGATCACTGGCACGCGCTGCCGACCATCATGGCCTGCGACGCCGGCAAGGACGTCTACGTCGAAAAGCCCATCTCGCACAACATCGTCGAGGGACGGAAGATGGTGGAAGCGGCGCGTACACACGAGCGCATCGTGCAGGTGGGCACGCAGCAGCGCTCTGGGCTCCACTTCCAGGAAGCCGTGGACATCGTGCGCAGTGGGAAGATCGGCAAGGTGGCTCGGGTCCATACGTGGAACTACGAAAACGAGTCGCCACGAGGTATCGGAAGCCCGGCGGATGGCACGCCGCCACCCGATCTCGACTGGGACTTCTGGCTCGGCCCGGCGCCGAGTGTGGCATTCAACCCGAACCGCTTCATTGGATCCTTCCGATGGTTCTGGGACTATGCGGGCGGCATGATGACCGACTGGGGCGTCCATCTGTTGGATATCGTGCAGTGGGCCATGAAGGTCGACGCGCCCTCCACCATCTCCGCGGCAGGCGGCACGTTCGTCTTGCAAGACAATCGCGAGACCCCCGACACGCTCGACGTGCTGTTCCAGTATCCGGAGTTCGTTGCCACGTACGCGAACCGCAAGACCAACGGGTACACGCCGGGCGGACAGGGCTACGGCATCACCTTCTACGGCACGGATGGCACGCTCTTCGTCGATCGGTCGGGCTACGACCTCTATCCGGAGCTGGGTGGCGTCGTCGAGGAGCCGGAGCCCGCATATGTGCGCTTACAGCAGACCGGACGCCCTTCCTGGTCGCGCGGTCGCACGGTGGACGTCGGTCGCGCACAGCGGATGGCGGGACCTGGCTCGGATCAGAACGGCCCCCACATCGAGAACTTCCTCGAGTGCATGCGCACGCGGAAGCTGCCGATGTCGGACATCGAGATCGGTCACCGGTCGACCTCGACGTGCCTATTGGGCAACATTGCTTACCGAACGGGACACACGATCACCTGGGATGCGACGCAGGAACAGGTTGCAAATGACCCGGAGGCGTCGAAACTGCTCTTGCGTGCGTATCGCGCGCCCTGGAAGATCTGA
- a CDS encoding NADH:flavin oxidoreductase: protein MPSYARVAALKTPELFLAHTESLGIELAFDPTLLSGPQNPLAAPLPLDRLTLGNRFAILPMEGWDGTADGRPSELTTRRWTHFGQSGAKLIWGCEAVAVRYDGRANPNQLVIGPHAADDLTRLRETLVSAHAERFGTSSDLMVGLQLTHSGRYARPEGAGEPRPLLAYRHPLLDRRLPPGTPLTVMSDQDIEHLVDDFVSAARVAARAGFHFVDIKHCHGYFAHELLSAVDRPGKFGGCFENRTRFLRLVVEGIRAVEPRLGLGVRLSAFDSIPYSKNGDGSGVPDADARRYRFAFGALRDPAALPELDDARCFLALLRELDVRLVCISGGSPYYNPHIQRPALFPPSDGYLPPEDPLVGVARQIQVTAQLKRAFPDLVVVGSAYSYLQEWLPHVAQAAVRQEAVDVVGIGRMVLAYPTLPADVLAGRPLQRKAICRTFSDCTTAPRHGLVSGCFPLDRFYAAHPHAARLKEVKATLS, encoded by the coding sequence ATGCCGTCGTACGCTCGGGTAGCCGCACTCAAGACGCCAGAGCTCTTTCTCGCCCACACTGAGAGTCTCGGGATCGAGCTGGCCTTCGATCCTACACTCCTGAGCGGACCGCAAAACCCACTCGCGGCGCCCTTGCCGCTCGACAGGCTCACGCTGGGAAACCGCTTTGCGATCCTGCCCATGGAGGGCTGGGACGGCACAGCCGACGGCCGGCCGAGCGAGCTGACGACCCGGCGCTGGACGCATTTCGGCCAAAGCGGCGCAAAGCTGATCTGGGGCTGTGAGGCAGTTGCCGTTCGATACGACGGGCGCGCGAATCCAAATCAGCTCGTGATCGGTCCGCATGCCGCAGACGACCTGACGCGACTGCGCGAAACCCTGGTATCGGCCCACGCCGAGCGCTTCGGCACCTCGTCTGACCTGATGGTCGGCCTGCAGCTCACGCACTCGGGCCGGTATGCCCGGCCGGAAGGTGCGGGGGAACCGCGGCCATTGCTTGCCTATCGGCACCCGCTGCTCGACAGGCGGCTGCCGCCGGGGACGCCCTTGACCGTGATGAGCGACCAGGACATCGAGCATCTCGTGGACGATTTCGTGTCGGCCGCGCGCGTGGCCGCCCGCGCGGGCTTTCACTTCGTCGACATCAAGCACTGCCACGGTTATTTCGCTCACGAGCTGCTGTCGGCGGTCGATCGTCCCGGGAAGTTTGGCGGCTGCTTCGAGAACCGCACACGATTTCTGCGACTGGTGGTCGAAGGCATTCGTGCGGTGGAGCCGCGACTCGGTCTTGGCGTGCGGCTGTCGGCGTTCGACAGTATTCCTTATTCCAAGAATGGCGACGGCTCCGGTGTGCCCGACGCCGACGCGCGGCGCTATCGATTCGCCTTCGGTGCGCTTCGAGACCCGGCAGCACTGCCAGAGCTCGATGATGCCCGTTGCTTTCTGGCGCTGTTGCGCGAGCTCGACGTGCGGCTCGTGTGCATCTCCGGCGGCAGCCCGTATTACAATCCCCACATCCAGCGGCCGGCCCTGTTCCCGCCCTCGGACGGTTACCTTCCGCCTGAGGATCCGCTCGTCGGCGTGGCTCGTCAGATCCAGGTGACGGCGCAGCTCAAGCGAGCCTTCCCGGATCTCGTCGTCGTCGGCTCGGCGTACAGCTACCTGCAGGAGTGGCTGCCGCACGTCGCACAGGCCGCGGTTCGGCAAGAGGCGGTCGACGTGGTGGGCATTGGTCGAATGGTGCTCGCGTACCCAACGCTTCCCGCAGACGTGCTCGCAGGCCGGCCGCTCCAGCGCAAGGCGATCTGCCGGACGTTCAGCGACTGCACGACGGCGCCGCGCCATGGCCTCGTCTCCGGCTGCTTTCCGCTCGATCGCTTCTATGCGGCACATCCACACGCCGCGCGCCTCAAAGAGGTGAAAGCCACGCTGTCATGA
- a CDS encoding MFS transporter: MTSSSLSRAQVHVAFTAFAALFSIVGLALYGLPFFYDFMVRDFGWTRAQVTSGNAYSKLIVGPLFGFLAGWLVDRFGPRRLMLVGIAMAGIALIGLGFISTLTGFYLFYLFNALGYVCGGPLPNQVLLSRWFDRGRGKAMGFAYLGIGVGGAVVPLLAVFLINQLGWQPALQILGVLLIACALPLAWFVKDKPDPAPEHRCTLHAANLEPRTSNLEPQRLPPAHAGNPGASFSPVLRAWPFYLLLIASMCSIGAVGGTMQNLKLYLSLDLEYSQQSIGYIASLVLVGSIIGRLLMGWLADRWPKKYVMLLIYSIVASAIPLLFFAQSQPMLYLFALVFGIGLGGDYMIIPLMAAELFGVAVLGRVMGIVLTADGAAEALAPMAVAAIRDRTGSYGDGFLILVLLAALGAAAVALLPRGQHARGEA; encoded by the coding sequence ATGACATCATCATCGCTGTCGCGCGCTCAGGTTCACGTCGCCTTCACTGCGTTCGCGGCGCTCTTCTCCATCGTCGGTCTCGCGTTGTACGGCCTTCCATTCTTCTACGATTTCATGGTGCGCGATTTCGGCTGGACACGCGCGCAAGTGACGTCCGGCAACGCGTATAGCAAGTTGATCGTGGGACCGCTGTTTGGGTTTCTCGCCGGATGGCTGGTCGATCGCTTTGGGCCGCGGCGGCTGATGCTCGTGGGCATCGCGATGGCTGGCATCGCCCTCATCGGTCTCGGCTTCATCTCGACGCTGACTGGCTTCTATCTCTTCTATCTCTTCAACGCCCTCGGCTATGTCTGCGGCGGTCCGTTGCCGAACCAGGTCCTGCTCTCACGCTGGTTCGATCGCGGGCGTGGCAAGGCGATGGGTTTTGCGTACCTCGGCATCGGCGTCGGTGGCGCGGTGGTGCCGCTACTCGCGGTCTTCCTCATCAACCAGCTAGGGTGGCAGCCGGCGCTGCAGATACTCGGCGTGCTCCTCATCGCGTGTGCGCTGCCACTCGCGTGGTTCGTCAAAGACAAACCCGATCCGGCACCTGAGCACCGCTGCACCCTGCACGCGGCCAACCTCGAACCTCGAACCTCGAACCTCGAACCTCAACGCCTGCCTCCTGCACACGCGGGCAATCCGGGCGCCAGCTTCTCCCCCGTCCTGCGTGCCTGGCCGTTCTATTTGCTCCTCATCGCGAGCATGTGCTCGATTGGCGCGGTCGGCGGGACGATGCAGAACCTCAAGCTCTATCTCAGCCTCGACCTCGAGTACTCGCAGCAGTCGATCGGCTACATCGCGTCGCTCGTGCTCGTCGGAAGCATCATTGGAAGGCTGCTCATGGGCTGGCTTGCGGACCGGTGGCCGAAGAAGTACGTCATGCTGCTCATCTACTCGATTGTTGCCTCCGCCATCCCGCTCCTGTTCTTCGCGCAGTCACAGCCGATGCTGTATCTGTTTGCGCTGGTCTTTGGAATCGGGCTCGGGGGCGACTACATGATCATTCCGTTGATGGCGGCGGAGCTCTTCGGCGTGGCGGTCCTCGGCCGGGTGATGGGGATAGTGCTGACGGCCGACGGTGCGGCCGAGGCGCTCGCACCAATGGCCGTCGCGGCGATTCGAGACCGCACCGGAAGCTACGGAGATGGCTTTCTTATCCTCGTGCTGCTTGCTGCGCTAGGCGCCGCAGCCGTCGCGCTGCTGCCACGGGGACAGCACGCGCGGGGAGAAGCGTAA